AAATTGAATTATATCGAAGATATTTGCATCTAAAATCATACTGCctgaaaataatgatatttctctattttaaatattacaaaattttttatcactttaaaatttatattatcaatcTTCGAAGCTTACGTTGATGAAAATATGGAACGAAATAATtcttatcaactaaaaaagattagatattcttttttttaataatgatcTCTTGATAATATCTTTCCATCCATGATCAACATCGATTTAatcgattgtttttttttaataattaaagaaaaatttttatttaaaaaaaactattttttttttctaaaatttactatagaGAGCTGGACAATATcgagtttgaaactgtaatataATTTGTTATGCCTGGATaacaaatgtaatttttacagtttcagagTCGCAGCGCTTTACTATTATACgaaactgtaataaatacTCAGGTATAAGTTCAGTTTTTCAACtgcttttttttcatgtaaatgtagaacaattaaataaaaaaaaaataaaaaaataagtacatTTTTGCTTCAaacattgattttaaataaatattccaaactttaatttgaaaaatttatagtagAAATTGGTAGGGATGTGATATAAAGTAATTACaagcccgggaaaaaaagattttatatgatcatataagaaatatataaaaattatatatgattacataaaagcttatatgatcttataaagttCTTATACGGATTAATATACTCTCGTGaggactttataaaaattgatatgactttatagaaagttatatataactttataaaagtactagataaagttttatatccttagatataattatataaaagttcatatgatcttataaaaatcttataagaatttatatagttttataagggtttataaaaatagatgtgattttatataaacccgagaaaaagttcttatagaatcatatataagcatatgtgtttatatatgattatatgaaagcttacataatcttataaaattcttataaggattcatatgatcttataagaattttataacaattgatatgattttatataaagttatatataactttataaaaataccaGATAAAGTTTCATATTCTTATACATAGtcatacatgattatataaaagCTCATACGATCTTAtgaaattcttataagaatttacataattttataaggattttatatgattttgtataaagttatatatgagTTTATAACATTACcagataaaatgttataaattatatgcagtcatatatgatcatataaatactcatatgatcttataaaattcttacaaTAATTcgtataatcttataaaattcgatataacttcatataaagttatatatgatcatatgaaattttatatgaccttataaaattcttctaaGAGTTCAGCtagttaataaaaagttatgtgattttatatgaagttaaaaataaatttgtatgattacaaaagagtttaatacggttatacaaaatcatatatgattgtataaaagtttatatagtattatgattcttatatataaatttatatggtCTCATAAGCAGGTTATCTTAAAggaacttataattttatataaaacataaatgtgataaaatttgatcatattTGGTGCATTACTGATGTAggatgtatcaatttgatcaTTTGATTTAAGTAATGCTACAGACTGTTATATACTTATAAGGGTAAAGCAGACTAGAGAAGCAGACGGCAATCAAGCGATCATCAAAGTTGAGCAGCATTGAGGCAGAACATTACTTGGATGGGCGACCATTTGGCAAAATAGCAATTAATCGATAagtgtttttgttttttttttcttgttcatgcatgattatatataattatatatcatcaGATCCTGCCAATTTtgagatctaatcatatatatatgttattgtatatatgatgaggtaaaatcaatttttactgggtatatataactttatatgattatatcagattttataaagtcatataagtttttataggatcaatttcattataaatctttatatgattttatgagtcacttttatatgatttatatatgatcatataagaactttttttcccgggagtttgaaattttatttatagtcaTTACTTATAAATCGTAGTCTCCATtgacgattaatttttaagttcttGCTGATTATAAACAAGATTTAGAAAACAAGATTCTAAAACAGGTAAATGCAAATGTCATATTAACGATCCAGTTCAACTACATCCGCTTTCATTGCCTGCATTGCAACGATGATGtcactctcttaaaatgaatcagtgaaaagtgttgcaaatcagtgaatattcactgcataAACAGTCCCAAGTATACCACTTATTCAATCAGTTGTATACTTAGGACTGTGtatgcagtgaatattcaccgATTTGCAGcatttttcactgattcattttaagagagcacaaattattgtaatccagcatcgaaacttaaagtttcCGTGTCAATACCGCCAGTCGAAAGAACCTAATTTCGGTTCAATGCCGCGAATGAATATTTGTGATCGCGTAAATTGTGAATGCCTTCGGCCTGCAGGCAAAAATATACGTTTCGTTTCTTGGAAAGAAAGAAATCATGATTCTGCCCGTTGATTGAAGGCTTTTTCGCAATTTAAGCTTTGGTACTTGTCATTtgattaatagtaattttagatcattaattttatttacgtaaatgacAGCTCTGACTTTGtaattaagttataaaaataagtgtGAATAATGATAGCATTAGTAGTTTCTGCTTagttataaattgcaaattacAATTTACGCTTAAACTAATAGTTGATCACACCATTGgtcatatatttacttgtttcTAACTGGCTACTGACATTCAAACTTTAAATTCCAATCCAGGCAATGAAAGCGGATGTACAGTTGGATGCTAGATCGTTAATATGACATTTGCACTTACCTGTTTTAGAATCTTGCTTGTAATCAGCGAGCTCgttcttaattattatttttttttaaattaatcgttAATGGAGactttgatttataattaatgactataaatgaaattttaaacttatgaTTACTTTATACTACATCCCTCCCACTttctactgtaaatttttcgaattaaagttttgaatacttattaaaaatcgatatttggagcaaaaatgtacttttttctttttttttattttttttatttaattattctacttttactttacttattatattttgaaatggTTAGagaacaacaaaaaaaaaatcaaatgaaaAACAATTGCAAAAATTGggattaaagaaaattaataaatacttatacattaaaataaattgtgacaattatacaaaattttaaaaatgcaataatttatttttgatatatacaatatacaaatatgttataaaaatgaacaaattaaattagtaattacaatttttaaattacgactTACGAACTACGAacttattataaataacttatgtattgaaaaatgatttttgaatccgaattagaattattttttttttattttacaatggatttatttcttttatgtgaaataacttgaaaatatatacgtaagtagttataaaattataagaaagtACAAATACTACTTAATCGATTTAATTACACActtaaaagataaataataaacttaatgtcatatacataatatatatatattacagaAGAAtgaactaaataattaattttaattctacattattattaattatacttatcAACACTACACCCGTAAAAATGTTTCATTTTAATGACTTAGTAATTCAACTCATGATAACTACTGATTTGATACAATcttgataatattaattaaaaacattcctataaatttttcattgtaattttttcaaatctttattagttagaaatttaaaaatatccctCGTAAAAAAACTTGGGAGTTGGattttatcgaaaatatcattagTTGAACAAATAGCATTgaataacaatttttctcgTTCTAATGCTTTTTGCAAACGATAACTTATCATTCTACCGTACAGTGGAAAAAGAGATTGAAGGTCCAAATCTGAAATAGTACTATCGCTAACGTAGCTTAAACTTACAGCTAATTTGTGCTCACATTTATTAcacaaaacattataaattGTAACATTACTCGTACCAACATATGTtatcttcattttttcaatttcacttAAACACTGGTCGCGTAATTCACCGAATTTTTTCTTATGTACGACTGCTAAATTTTGTTCATTGACATAAAAGTTCGCCGCACTGAGTTTTGCAATATGTTCGGTAATTGTGTCATTAACTTTTTGTGAATGAATTACTTTTAAAGTAAATGCTGTTTCACCATcaacgttttttaaattaatatcaacacCAGCATTAAGAAGTTGTCTTATGATATTATCGTCTTTCGCGAAAACTGCGTAATGAAGCGCTGAATTTTTATGCACTGTcactatatttatatcaacGACACAATCATTTAAGATCAATTCTACTGCTTCCGAGTTTCGGATATCGACAGCTAAATGTAGCGGGCTTGCTTGTAAATTACCAGGAACACTTAGACTGTTAACATCTGCACCGTATGTCAGAAGAAGCTTTATAATCGGTAACTTTCCTTTATTAATTGCACAGATTAGTGGTGTTCCACAAATATGAGTATTAAGATTCGGATCAGCATTACCTTTTAAAAGTAGCTCTACCATTTCTTCTTTACTTTGATCGACAGCGATTTGTAATGGTGTTTTGGCAATACACAATTTACACTGATTCAAGATCGAACTCGCATCCTCATCTCGTTTCAATAAAAACTCAGGAATTTCTTCGTCATTTTGATCAACTGCGTACCTGAAGCGGGTCAAATTCTTACAGAAGTGCCCAAGTAATCGAGTATTAACGTCTGCTCCATAGTTTATTAGGCTTTCAGTTATAGCCAGATACTCCATTATAACAGCAGTATGGAGAGCTGTACCCCAATATTGACTTTGTAAATTTACGTCAGCTTTCTTGCGGAGCAGGTAATCCAccaattttttgtcattattgAAAGTTGCTATATGAAGCAGCGTTAATCCACCCATGACTGGAAACACTGTATTAATATCTTCGATAACTTCTCGATCAATCAAGTTGTAAACATATTCGTAGGTAAAAGTGAAACGATTTAATTCCATTGTGAAAAACTTGGTTTCGTTAATAATTGTCGATTTATAACCAATTAACTTTTGACTTAACGAACTTTAGCACTTTACTCTGTTAGAGTCATTGTTTActttgtaataattcaaagttaaattataaacaaccGCTGATTTTgagtttgtaattttaatacaaGAATAACTATGTGACTGATCGTCTCAAGACCAAAAACGATTTTAAATGTCAATGTCTATGGTACTTTCTATGGTACCCCTACTCTTAAATATTTCTCGTCATAATTTGGGGAAGAAGGGACAAACTGGTCAtatacttaaggaaatactaagttcTTGGGGATTTAAATAACGAAATgggtgggggggggggggggggtaggcCCCTTAAGTGGATCTCACTTGTTAtgctccaaaaataaaaattttaatttgggtCAAAATTTCGTGCTCAATTACTTTAacgttttatataaaaatacataaggCACGCagtatttctttttatatctctaaaattatttatcccaATAACAACTtcatcaacaaaattttttttaaagcagaATGTTAGTCACAAaaacagtaattatttaattaaaatatatttaaaataaaaataaataaaattaatattatctcTAAAGATAAT
This window of the Microplitis mediator isolate UGA2020A chromosome 8, iyMicMedi2.1, whole genome shotgun sequence genome carries:
- the LOC130673934 gene encoding putative ankyrin repeat protein RF_0381; protein product: MELNRFTFTYEYVYNLIDREVIEDINTVFPVMGGLTLLHIATFNNDKKLVDYLLRKKADVNLQSQYWGTALHTAVIMEYLAITESLINYGADVNTRLLGHFCKNLTRFRYAVDQNDEEIPEFLLKRDEDASSILNQCKLCIAKTPLQIAVDQSKEEMVELLLKGNADPNLNTHICGTPLICAINKGKLPIIKLLLTYGADVNSLSVPGNLQASPLHLAVDIRNSEAVELILNDCVVDINIVTVHKNSALHYAVFAKDDNIIRQLLNAGVDINLKNVDGETAFTLKVIHSQKVNDTITEHIAKLSAANFYVNEQNLAVVHKKKFGELRDQCLSEIEKMKITYVGTSNVTIYNVLCNKCEHKLAEFKEKDELRWKTTRTGTGQSEGRYACTNSCLEVQHSENYATL